A segment of the Tachysurus vachellii isolate PV-2020 chromosome 18, HZAU_Pvac_v1, whole genome shotgun sequence genome:
actcgtctgtttctctccctttctccgtctgactcgtctgtttttctccctttctccgtctcactcgtctgtttctctccctttctccgtctcactcgtctgtttttctccctttctccgtctcactcgtctgtttctctccctttctccgtctcactcgtctgtttttctccctttctccgtctcactcgtctgtttatctccctttctccgtctcactcgtctgtttctctctctttgttttctacatgtatagCTATCtatctttcatgtgtaactttactctaattctctctcatctgtcttgcactgttgagtcgcagtgtttacttcaggaatgcacagacttgattggtctgtgcgtttccactacctttaccgtaaagactgcaaaagctgcgccggttaaaatagaagcgcttcgtcaagttttagatcataaccttttgttttggccgtaggtcagggtccggattggacagcttctgggtccggacccggactgcggtccgcctgttagtgacctatgctcAATAGGCATTACCAGAGGAAAGTTGCACATTACATATGATGCTCTCCATTTACTAGTTGCAAGACATCCATTTTTTCCACATGATTTGGACAATAtgtctgtcaggactctgcctggactttggccatgtgccttttgtttatgtttcgtgttcacgtgtctgccccgcgcttgtcttttcctccccgcctctgcacacctgtcccttatgtctaaatgattgtcttgtctatttatttgatccGCGTTGCTTTGTGCAGCGCgaaatcctctgttgtcttcgtcttgTTTGGTCCTGTCGCGAGTCCCTGTTCCTGGTTTgtgtttaagttaataaatccctgttttttgttaagctgtcctgcatttatcCCGCGTTccctgacagaaggattccgccagaccaggacccagcaggacagctgcagcctggaccggccgattttgggagcattttttttttctttctttcttttgggattttttattttttttttccccaaggaCTTCgcgggttttggtgacatctGTCTGCATTTTTCCGGTGGGGGACACCGCTCCGCTTCTGGTTTCTCCGcgggggggcgccgcctcacttcctggttgcgggccatgtcaccagccccagttttgttttgctttttcagtgtcctgtgacatcacCCCGCACCTGTTCGGTggagggcgtcgcttcacttccggtttccgtggaggacgccgccccagTTCCTGTCCGttgggggtgttgcaggcccgtgttttaccCCATggactttttttctgttttgtggaggattttttttattttttatttttttcccgcCCTCCCTGGAGTCAAtctgactcatctggaaagtataatgtgtcataacttgggtttcctttcacatatttgcctgaaatctaccaggattgttccaaatgatgaactttgcaagtaaaattaattttgtgtatttttgttgaactatgAAATAAGactatgtaaaataaatactttcctcctcaagtcatCCCGGGTCAATatgactcggccacatttagaGTGTCAAtgggtcacacttttgcccttttcagtgcAATGAACAAATatgtacagacacaaaaatgcacacaaaatgtccactaacacacgcacccaaaacacacattctctcacacacacacaaattgggcattgcatttcattaggcctccagaaaaaaaaaaagctacacatttgtaaatataggggggcacggtggcatagtggttagcacgttcgcctcacacctccagggtcggggttcgattcccgcctccgccttgtgtgtgtggagtttgcatgttctccccgagcctcgggggtttcctccgggtactccggtttcctcccccggtccaaagacatgcatggtaggttgattggcatctctggaaaattgtccgtagtgtgtgattgcgtgagtgaatgagagtgtgtgtgtgcccgccctgcgatgggttggcactccgtccagggtgtatcctgccttgatgcccgatgacgcctgagagaggcacaggctccccgtgaccggaggtagttcggataagcggtagaaaattaatgaatgaatgatatgccttcgcctagcagagggcaaaatatgatctaccgaaatgatgctacacgcacccacacacacacacacacacagtcaaacaaccgttcaaagcattgggcattgcatttcagttggcctccagacaaaacaaaagctacacatttgtaaacatttcacacacgcacatgaacacacacatacacacatactgtacacacacacatacacagccaaacactgttcaaagcattgggcattgcatttcagttggcctccagaccaAACGaaggctacacatttgtaaacatttcactcactcacacacacacaggttcatatttttataaagaagttcaaaaataaaatacatgtgttttgcaaatcatatttgtttcctctctcttatttatgaatttagttgcatcagtcagctttggagatatgctgagtaatgtttgacatgtaccagtcagtggttatccaaaataatatttaatactttctgcatattttaatcaaaaacatggcataatttcataaggtttaAATTAAGGTttataaattaagtataataaaaaacataagaagtgtaaaagaagtttttgttcacatgaaattatggcatgtttttgagtggtgtgtgtgtatgtgtgtgtgtgtgtgtgtgtgtagcctgttgttggttgatcagatgacatctgtTTGGAAAAATAGTTACAAGTGTAAGATTTTCACAAATGTAAGCTGATCACAAAAATGGTGattattgtagatttttttatttataagcattcaagtcaatttggcctggaaaaaaaccagaaaaaaaaggctatcatatatacttcattttttataagcagtcaaaacagacaaggtcaacttgACTCGGCgatcctaatttgcataggaatgcAGACGAGGTCTGCAGAAGGGTTATGTAGACTTTAGTTTTCAGACACAAGCTTATAGGTTTTGTTTCTTcatttcacatgaaaataaCCGTACCTTaaaatgtagctttgtagaaaataaagttaaaaatttaAGTAAAGCTTAAAGTCTGTGTTATGTTAGATTACTTTCTGTGCTTGGTGCTTGTGTCTTTAATTTGGCTAACATCACTAGTAGGTGAACAAGGAAGGGAGAAGGAAGGGGATGatggtgaaagaaagaaaaagacagaagagGTTGAGGGAGATGTAACTGCCAAATGAGAATGCAACAAATTCCGGTTGATTGTTGTCTATCTTGTTATTAATCCAGTCTTCATACTGAGACACTCTGGTATACCCACTGGGTATAGATGGGGGAGCACATCTACTTAGAGTGGCAAAGCTCACAATCCCACCCTGAATCCAGATTCCATTAAAATTCACCTCCAGTGGACCTCCAGAATCACCCTGCAGGGACAAAAAGCTGTTATTAATATATGCTCCTTTACCACAATTAATATGACAGGTTTTAGATTTCCTACATTGCACGTGTCCTGTCCACCCACAGGAGAGATAGCACACATCATACCGTCCGTGATAATAAATGGTGAATATTTTTGTGCACAGACACTGTTATTGACAATCTGCAACTTCACCTCCTGCAGCTTTTGAGCGAGCTGCAAATCTGTGGAGACCCATTATGAATTTTTACAAACATGTTCATCATAATGGAAGGTGCTGAAAAATCCACACTGATCTGACCAGCTACCAACAATGAAAACACAGGCTAAGCTAATCATACTGTAAGCCATCTTTGCCAGCCAATAGAATATTTTTCAGCCACCTTACTCTTACTCTTtcagtgtatatttttaatattttaatattttcttttaatattgttaTCTAATCTATGATGTTACATTAGTAGTATTTGTTTAGAACATTTGAATCCAACATCACACCAGATGGCAGATTTGGCCTATTGGTTTAATATGTGTGGCTTGTTTTTCAGCAATATCTCAAGGCAAGGAATGATAGActttttactgatttactgcttatgctgtttatttttccaaataattgaaataaattatttgaataACTTACTATTATTACTGATTCTACCCCATCCTGTGGCCCAGACATTGGTACCACTTGGAAAAGAACTTTTGCTTGCAGCAAGACACACCGGACGGAAATAATCATTAAACTGCACTGAAGAGGAGAGCTGGACTAGTGCAATGTCATTGATCAGAGTGTTATCATTATAGCCTTCATGGATGATCAATTTAATAGCATTTATTGTCTCCATTACAGTCCCATTTTCAAGTCGTCGTGAGACTGTGATTTGAGGTGCagtaaaactgaaaatgaaaaaagtgatATTGAGTAATTTGTCACCATCCATCCTATATTTCCCCTTATATTctacatatatttacaaaatata
Coding sequences within it:
- the LOC132860583 gene encoding chymotrypsinogen B-like → MKIILWKVVCVVCTLFLNATGSVSQLRACGQAPLNNKIVGGQDAALGSWPWQVIVQSAKFLCGGSLISQNWVLTAAHCLKVNGIAFTAPQITVSRRLENGTVMETINAIKLIIHEGYNDNTLINDIALVQLSSSVQFNDYFRPVCLAASKSSFPSGTNVWATGWGRISNNNLQLAQKLQEVKLQIVNNSVCAQKYSPFIITDGMMCAISPVGGQDTCNGDSGGPLEVNFNGIWIQGGIVSFATLSRCAPPSIPSGYTRVSQYEDWINNKIDNNQPEFVAFSFGSYISLNLFCLFLSFTIIPFLLPSLFTY